Proteins from a genomic interval of Osmia bicornis bicornis chromosome 11, iOsmBic2.1, whole genome shotgun sequence:
- the LOC114873796 gene encoding uncharacterized protein LOC114873796, whose product MVVLSRVGSPTMSATVAGNQQQQHPHQEWDINDSNVPRVVEYDPWCEWADGHVRRVYGPDCEEARRHASGWAMRNTNNHNVSILKKSCLGVLVCSQECILPGGGRVHLRPAICDKARKKQQGKPCPNRQCTGRLEILSCRGHCGYPVTHFWRHTEHAIFFQAKGQHDHPRPEAKSTSEARRSVGAGRRVRGLAVLLASEAALGSKLMSLRGTKRPNSETIEQPTRTTHPPPLIPDKGYSCSCPPFECMCTLQTNVQSYQQSHHQTTMYPQQTSSNDTSYWMQDTVSPQENLGYNLPNQVPQEASYPDFPPFTGELLQPEEIFQLDQPLRPDFPMNSQDVARSPSTLLDLGSGTIKYEMKHQDQTYWNQFLSEDSSSSHLSIPQDDRLQFPTFETDKDSNGYCSKRPMNHFVPDKQINQNHHLNNPLNFQDYQRNQNHKSFLDGAVKNDQEASYWVQNQQDDRLNFPGFDPQKDESLLTSRRNVNCFTKENCQPGLMDRGSYTAYSKKENGITDPVRPSRSPIENKQYTYDGYSQLFDHSDTKDQLTTACRPHQNTNRMVLDERLQNNYGNHETNPDTTDRLFPDSNGMDASLQSQNSPEPFFYPNNDRCHYTCEVLDTRLPQMTMNTAQTGTPQTGINYGDVSELDLPPFVDYTLVGMLCSSAEEDTSNLLPGCPQNSQSYVPHH is encoded by the exons ATGGTGGTACT GAGTCGCGTTGGGTCGCCGACGATGTCAGCGACTGTTGCCGGCAATCAGCAACAGCAGCATCCTCATCAAGAATGGGACATCAACGACTCGAACGTTCCAAGG GTGGTGGAGTACGATCCTTGGTGCGAATGGGCGGATGGTCACGTGAGAAGGGTCTACGGACCAGACTGCGAAGAGGCTAGAAGGCACGCATCAGGATGGGCAATGAGGAACACCAACAACCACAACGTGAGCATCCTCAAGAAATCTTGCCTCGGTGTTCTCGTTTGTTCGCAAGAGTGCATACTACCCGGAGGTGGAAGGGTTCACCTTCGACCAGCGATTTGCGACAAG GCGAGGAAGAAACAGCAAGGAAAGCCATGCCCGAACAGACAATGCACGGGTCGGTTGGAAATACTTTCGTGTCGTGGCCATTGCGGTTACCCTGTGACGCATTTCTGGCGGCACACAGAGCACGCGATATTCTTCCAGGCGAAAGGACAACACGATCATCCGCGACCGGAAGCCAAATCCACGTCCGAGGCGAGACGAAGCGTGGGTGCTGGCCGAAGGGTGCGAGGACTTGCGGTCCTTCTTGCCAGCGAGGCTGCCTTAGGCTCCAAA CTAATGTCACTACGAGGAACGAAAAGACCGAACTCGGAGACGATCGAGCAACCGACGCGAACGACGCACCCGCCGCCACTAATACCGGATAAAG gATATTCCTGTTCTTGTCCACCGTTCGAATGTATGTGCACTCTGCAAACTAACGTCCAGTCCTACCAACAATCCCATCATCAAACAACGATGTACCCTCAACAGACATCGTCGAATGACACCTCTTACTGGATGCAGGACACTGTCTCCCCTCAGGAGAACCTGGGTTACAACTTACCGAATCAGGTACCCCAGGAAGCTTCCTACCCCGATTTCCCTCCGTTCACCGGTGAACTACTTCAACCGGAAGAGATCTTCCAGCTGGATCAACCTCTGAGACCAGATTTCCCAATGAATTCCCAAGACGTGGCAAGGTCACCGTCTACTCTACTCGATCTCGGAAGCGGCACTATCAAATACGAGATGAAGCATCAGGATCAGACCTATTGGAATCAGTTTCTCAGCGAGGATTCGAGCAGTAGCCATCTGAGTATACCTCAAGACGACAGGCTTCAGTTTCCTACCTTCGAGACGGACAAGGACTCCAATGGTTACTGCTCCAAGAGACCGATGAACCATTTCGTTCCGGATAAACAGATCAATCAGAATCACCATCTGAACAATCCGTTGAACTTTCAGGATTATCAACGCAATCAAAATCATAAAAGCTTCCTCGACGGCGCTGTGAAGAACGATCAGGAAGCTAGTTACTGGGTTCAAAACCAGCAGGACGATCGTCTCAACTTTCCAGGCTTCGATCCTCAGAAGGACGAAAGTTTGTTGACCTCTAGAAGAAACGTGAATTGCTTCACCAAGGAGAACTGCCAGCCTGGTCTGATGGACAGAGGAAGTTACACCGCCTACTCGAAGAAAGAGAACGGGATTACCGATCCTGTTCGTCCTAGTCGTAGCCCGATAGAGAACAAACAGTACACTTACGACGGTTACAGTCAACTGTTCGATCATTCGGACACGAAGGATCAGTTGACCACCGCCTGTCGGCCCCATCAGAACACCAATCGAATGGTTCTCGACGAAAGATTGCAGAACAACTATGGAAACCATGAAACGAATCCGGATACCACCGACAGGTTGTTCCCGGACTCGAACGGCATGGACGCTTCGTTGCAGTCTCAGAATAGTCCGGAACCTTTCTTCTATCCTAATAACGATCGTTGTCATTATACTTGCGAGGTGCTGGACACCCGGCTACCTCAAATGACTATGAACACCGCTCAGACGGGTACACCACAGACGGGCATCAATTACGGGGACGTGAGCGAGTTGGATTTACCACCTTTCGTTGATTACACGTTGGTAGGGATGCTGTGCAGCTCCGCGGAAGAGGACACCTCGAATCTGTTACCTGGTTGCCCTCAGAACTCGCAGAGCTACGTTCCTCATCATTAG
- the LOC114873766 gene encoding meiotic recombination protein SPO11 has protein sequence MVEPGGASSTIFIAKGYQELLRNMNGEEYRLPKGISKNKEIKIDIPVVDNTESRARLISRIESVTSTIIQQICSGQLPKISYSEPQNFARMDTQTSSQNESSNAELRSSSEEQSDEETEPTEKKVVTNFAASRSKEKFALMMTVMATAHRLLITNTTATRRSLYYGLKTRKTSSLSLGQGHVDRAVNHVANLLNCAPWELNILPTSKGLAAGELTLTLIDNRSIDCSVPGGALIPQIVSNVTSVRTTAKMVLVVEKDAVFQKLLEDDCTGSLNCILLTGKGYPDVATRMLVKLLAEKLGLPVYVVVDADPFGVDIMCVYR, from the exons ATGGT agaaCCAGGTGGCGCTAGCAGTACCATTTTTATAGCG AAAGGATATCAAGaattattaagaaatatgaaCGGAGAGGAATACAGATTGCCAAAGGGTATAtcaaagaataaagaaataaaaattgatataccTGTAGTGGACAATACAGAATCAAG GGCACGATTAATATCTCGCATTGAAAGTGTAACGTCGACCATCATCCAACAAATATGTTCTGGTCAATTACCAAAAATTTCCTATTCGGAACCACAAAATTTTGCAAGAATGGACACTCAGACATCATCGCAAAATGAGTCGTCAAACGCCGAATTACGTTCCTCCTCTGAGGAGCAAAGCGACGAAGAAACAGAACCGACTGAGAAAAAAGTGGTAACGAACTTCGCTGCGAGTCGAAGCAAAGAGAAATTCGCCTTGATGATGACGGTGATGGCAACTGCCCATCGTTTGTTAATTACCAACACCACAGCCACGAGAAGGTCCCTTTACTACGGTTTAAAAACGAGGAAGACGTCAAGTTTGTCTTTGGGACAAGGACACGTGGACCGAGCTGTGAACCATGTTGCTAATTTGCTAAATTGCGCCCCGTGGGAACTCA ATATTTTGCCAACATCGAAAGGATTAGCGGCAGGTGAATTGACCCTCACGCTAATCGATAATCGTAGCATCGATTGCTCGGTACCAGGTGGTGCTCTCATCCCTCAGATCGTATCAAACGTAACTTCCGTTCGCACCACTGCGAAGATGGTGTTGGTCGTCGAAAAGGATGCCGTCTTTCAAAAGTTGTTGGAAGATGATTGCACCGGTTCGTTGAATTGTATTCTGTTAACGGGAAAGGGATATCCGGACGTGGCCACGAGAATGCTGGTCAAACTGTTGGCCGAGAAATTAGGACTTCCGGTTTACGTGGTCGTCGATGCTGACCCTTTTGGCGTGGACATCATGTGTGTTTATCG GTAA